In one window of Lewinella sp. 4G2 DNA:
- a CDS encoding D-2-hydroxyacid dehydrogenase, giving the protein MKIVFLDSATLADLPDQLSRLADIGDFHHYASTSAPKVIERLEGADVAITNKVVLDAEVINALPDLKLICIAATGMNNVDQEAARERGIPVRNVSGYSTEAVAQLTLTALFTVAMDLIHLNQSVYDGTYAGQPHFAVWRRPFYELKGARYGIIGMGTIGQRVAELATAYGANVCYYSTSGRNQEQPYPAVSLEELLSTCEVISIHCPLNAKTENLIDYAALRQMKSSAYLINVARGGIVNEPDLVRALDEELIAGAAVDVFTTEPIPQNHVYLSVKDRSKLLLTPHIGWASVEARTTLVDGIIANIEQGW; this is encoded by the coding sequence ATGAAGATTGTCTTTTTGGATTCCGCCACCCTCGCCGACCTGCCAGATCAACTCTCTCGCCTGGCGGATATCGGTGACTTCCACCACTACGCATCTACGTCAGCGCCCAAAGTCATAGAACGCCTGGAAGGAGCCGACGTAGCCATCACTAACAAAGTCGTGCTCGACGCCGAGGTGATCAACGCACTTCCCGATCTAAAACTAATTTGTATCGCCGCAACGGGCATGAACAACGTGGACCAGGAAGCCGCCAGGGAGCGTGGCATTCCCGTTAGAAACGTAAGTGGCTACAGTACGGAGGCCGTCGCCCAACTGACGCTGACCGCGCTCTTTACCGTGGCGATGGATCTGATTCACCTCAACCAATCCGTGTACGACGGCACCTACGCTGGCCAGCCCCACTTTGCGGTCTGGCGCCGACCCTTCTACGAACTGAAAGGCGCTCGCTACGGCATCATCGGGATGGGCACCATCGGCCAACGGGTCGCGGAACTGGCGACGGCCTACGGAGCCAACGTTTGCTACTATTCAACTTCCGGCCGCAACCAGGAACAACCCTATCCCGCCGTCTCGCTTGAGGAGTTGCTGAGCACTTGCGAAGTGATCTCCATCCATTGCCCCCTGAACGCAAAGACCGAAAATCTGATCGATTACGCCGCCCTACGGCAAATGAAGTCTAGCGCCTACCTCATCAACGTGGCCCGCGGCGGCATCGTGAATGAGCCCGACCTCGTCCGTGCCCTCGACGAAGAATTGATTGCCGGAGCCGCCGTAGACGTTTTTACGACGGAGCCCATTCCGCAAAACCACGTCTACCTGAGCGTCAAAGACCGAAGCAAATTGCTGCTGACACCGCACATCGGCTGGGCCAGCGTCGAAGCGCGGACGACCCTCGTGGATGGCATTATCGCTAACATCGAGCAAGGTTGGTAG